Below is a window of Deltaproteobacteria bacterium DNA.
CCTCAAACGTATACTTGGCACCCCAGTACGTGCTGTAAAGGGAGTTATCACCATAGGGAATGATACCACTTGACACATACCAACCCCCAGTCGATGACGTACCGGCATTACCATTATCAATGATGACCTCTGCAGGCCCTAAACGTATACGAGAAAACAGCATATACCCCACCACCTCGGTGGTGTGGCTTGTTTCACTGTCACTGGATTGTTCTTCAACGACCTTCACGTCAACCGCATAGAAGTCCTTGTTTTGCCAGCGCAGATTGGCCGTATCTCCGCCGTCGGTCGTCTGCATGTCGGCAAGAAACACCGGGATGTTCATAGAGGTCTCATTGCAAACGATGGTTTGCAACTCATGTGTCATCACGTCATCGGTTTTCTTGACCTCAAAGGTCAGGTCATCCATCGTTCCCGATGAGGGTTCCCAGGCGATGTAGGAGATGCTCTCGGTGACATGGGTTTGAGAATTGAGCTCCTGCTCCCGCATGCGAGACTCAAAGCCATTGATGCTGATGTTTCGAGCCCTGGTGGTTACCGCATCTGCTTCATTATAGCTGGAGACAGCAGTTATCACTACTGGCGCCACCTGAAAGGTTCGGCTGAAGGCCACCCCGCCAAAGGAATCTGTCCTGTCTGTCTCAAACCGTTCTGCTTCCACCATGGTTCCGTCCGGCAAGGTGTGAGTGCCACGTTCCATGACAATGTAACCTACGGTCTCCTCGGCGTGGATTCCACCCAGATAATCCCACTCTTGCACACGGATCTCGAAACCGGTCGCATCCGCATTACGGATCCTTACAACAGCAGGGTCGCCTTCATTGCAGGACAACGACTTGGCTACCACAACAGGGTCCTGAAAAGTCTCGCTAAACTCTACCCGCTTCCAATTGTGATCCACACTCACCTCGCCAATTTCCAGGGGAGGAAGCAGGGGCTTTGATTCAGGATCGGTAGGATCAAAGCCGGAATCTATCTCTACACCGTCCCAAAAGCCGTCGCCGTCTGTGTCCGGGTTGTTAGGATTCGTGTCGTTTTGGAATTCTTCCAGATCGGTTAGACGATCATTATCGGTGTGGGCAGTACCACTATGAGAAAGGTCACCAAAGTGGGTGATCTCCCACCAATCAGGAATTCCATCACTATCGCTGTCATCACCCCCACCAATGTCTACGATCGTCACCACCTTCTGTGCCGTCCTTGTCACACTATCAAAAATGTAGCTGGCTGTAATAGTGACTGTCTGATTAGTCAGCACTGTTGACGTCGTTAACACTCCACCACCGCTGATACTGGCATAAGAAGAATTTTCACTCCAGATAGCGCTGTTTGTAGCCGGTTGACTGCTCCCATCACTGAATGTGGCAGTGGCAGTGTAGCCAGCCATGCTGTTCTCGTTTACGGAGTTCGGCCCGCTGATACTCAGGCTCACAAGCGAGGGTGACACATCCACGATGGTCACCACTTTCTGCGCCGTCTTTGTAACATCCTGAAAGGTATAGGTGGCAGTGATCGTGACTGTCTGATCGCTCGACACGGCCGAGGTCGTTATCTGCCCGTAACTGACGCTTGCGTGGGTGTCGGGCGATACACTCCAGTCACTGCTGTTTGTGGCCTCTTGGGGCTTATCCTCACCACTGAACCAGGCCCAGGCTTTGTAGTTCGCCGTGCCGCTCTCGTTGACCGAATCCGGGCCGGTGATAGACAAGTTCTCAAGCACTGGCGGTGAGGCGGAGTGCTCCCAACACGCTTCATTCGAGTCGCCGCTTTCATTTTGTGAGGAATCAAAGGCCCTCACCACGAAACAATATTTCGTATCATCATCTAAGTCAGGAATGGTGCAGGTTATTGCAGTCCCTTGCCAGACAGGAACGTCGTAATTGTAACTCTGACCCTGCTCACGGCAAAAAAGCCTGTAACCTGCAAGATCTGGCTCAGTGTTTGGCTCCCAGGCCAGCGTTACCTGAGCGGAATACGTGTTTGGAACAGACAAAAAAAGAATAAGGACTAAAGGAACAAGAAAAATAAGACCATGGGGTAATAAAGACGGGAAAGGAGATTTCATGAACCTATTTCAGACACCTGAGGAGTACGGGAACAGTTGCCAAGCCTGGCACGGCTCTTTCCCTTCTGATTATCTACAGAAGATTCCTTTTCAGCCATTCGTAATCTGGATCAAGCTGAGTGGCTGTCCGCAACATATATGCCACTGTGCCAAATCGATTGACACTTTGTCGAAAAACCTCATTTCTCGAGATGCGAAACTAATGAAGTTAGTTGGTTAAACGCTGATCGAGGCGAACTTGCCTCAAGTATTACCGCCTCTTAGTGATGATTTTTTTGGCCCTGCTGTTGTCCAAATAGGCTCTCGTTGTCCGTGGTCCTTGCAGCAACTTGGCCACGGAATGAGTTGTAAGCCTCTTTTGAAACAAAGGATATTCAGAAAGGGCGAATTTGCCCAGGCAGAGACGTACTATCGTCCTGCCATTATCATGCATCGACCACACGGACATTAGGAACAACAGCACCTATATCTGGTGTGGCCGGGTTAACTGCATCTCGATATCTTGGCTTGTTCGTAAGCTAGCAAATCCTGACTCCTGCAACCCCTATGCAACGGATATGCCAAACAGGATTCGCCCCTATTCGATTGATTTTAAAGGCTTTTTGTTGTGACTGCCCGGATTTTGGAGGAGATCTTATGAAGTGAAATTCCTACAGAAAGGCAAAAGGAACTTTGAGAAAATGGACCTAACTACTTGTCGATTTTGTGTTTCTGCATAGAGGGTATTTCCTGCGCCCCGCTAAAGGATACAAGATGCCCCAATTTTTTCATGAGGGGGCCAGTGAGAACGATGTCTCCAAAATTGAAAAAGTCCAGCACATTTTTTGGTAATAGATATGCATGACGCCAGCCGCTTGCCGATGATGCGGCCGGCGTCTTGGAAGATCAACATCACTTCAGCAAGAACGTAATCGTAACCACTGCGCTTTTTCCCCCTTCTGGCGCCCGGAAACGCAGCTTCTTGAGCTTTTGAATAATGCACTGTTCGAATTGCTCGTTTTTCTTTTTACTTGTATCAGTGTGAACCCTTGTGACTCGACCCTTTGAACCGATAACTAATCTAAAGACAGCCTCGCCTTCAACTCTAGATTTCTTCCTTGATAAATATTTGCAACAAAGGTTGATGGAGCGGATATGTTGTTCAAGAACTCCTTTAACAGACTTCTTTGACAAGCCCTCTGTAACATCAATTTTTCCCAACTCAATGTGGATTTCACCCAAAGCAACCGTGGTATCTGAGGGCTCTGTGGCGACTTGGTCCTTTTTGTATTCAAGGCTTTCTTTCTCAATCCCGTGTTTTCCGCCAGCTATAGAAAGGTGGAGAGCAGGAGACGGACACGCCTTTTGTGCAAAGAGTCTATTTCCCACAGCATAATCCGAAACGCCCAGAGGCAACGGAACGGGTTGTTTGACAGTGACCGCTTGACCATCCTTTAGGCGCATCTGGGTGTCAATGGCAACAAACGACGTATAGGCGGTCAACAGATTGTACGTAAGGCCAAGATTGGTTACTTCCTCGACCCGCTCATCTTGTGGACGCAACCTGTTATAGTCCGAGAGGATAGCGATCCGGTGCCGTGCCCACAGGTACCGGCAAGCAGAGTCGGTGTCCAGAGGCTTTGTCTTAGCAACATCCACTTGTTTCCTGAAGGGGCCGTCTCCGGTAATCCCTTGCAGACTGATCTTACCCTTGGGAGTGCCACGCCATTTGCCGAAAACTGTGACAGGACGCTCAGCCAATACGTCAGGAATGCCGGGTGGTTCCACGTCATAGACCTCGAACCCGCCGAAGTCGATCTTTATGCCTGTTAATACAGGGGACTGGATGAGTTTTCTAAATTTCTCCGCCTTTGCCGGCGCCTCTTCGGGCCTGGTTATGACAAATGGCTCGCCCATTCCAACCCTTGCCATCCCTTCGATGATATGGCGGTTCACGCTTGAGCCGATCCCAAAGGCGAAAATATTGGCATTGCCCAGATTGTCTCGAATGAGGTCAAAGGCCCTTTCTTCAACTGAGACATAGCCGTCGGTAGCAATGACAACACTGCGCGAATATCCTTCGGTTCTAGGCAGAGAGAGAGCCCGTTGAAGCGCCGGCAAAAGTTCAGTGCCCCCTCCCCCGCGCTGGCGCTCGATCATGTTTACTGCACGGGCGATGTTTGCCTGGGTGGCAGGCAAAGACTTATCTGACATCGCGGACGAACCTCCGGCAAACAGCAACACGTTAAACATGTCCCTTGGACGAAGGTTTCCGATCAGGTCTTTAAGGAGCTTCTTCGATATATCCAAAGGGAAGCCATGCATGGACCCGGACACATCCACGATAAATATGTACTCACGAGACGGGATCTCAAGCTCGGTTACCCGTTTCTGGGGTTGGAGCATGAGCAGGAAAAAGTTTTCTTTCTTTCCTTCGAATAGAAGCAACCCTGTTTCGATCTTGCCGCCGGAAAGGCGGTATTTCAAGATAAAATCGCGATTACCGCCGTATTTTTCGGATTCATCCAGCTTTATTGAAGCAAAAGCAGCCCCGTCATAGCTGATATTCACCTTATGTGACGGACAGGTCATATCCTGGATCGGCAGGCCTACTGCCACGGTCGCCGTGATGTCAAATGTATAGGTTGGGGGTTCCCCCTGGTGGAGGTAAGGGTTTTCTACCCACTTCTCCGACGTACTGGTCTCTGCAGTCGGCTGGTTGGAGTAGCGAGGTCCCACAACAGTGGGATAGACAAACTCGTAAACAGCATCGGTTGGCGCCAGCAACTCGGTATACTTTAGCTCTACTTTGATGATATCTCCTGGCAGAATATTTGCCACGTTCATCTGGAATACATTGGGCCGCTGCTGCTCCAGAAGCGATGCGCTCTTGCTAGCCTGTTTTGCCTCCTCGTATTCTTGCCGGGCCTCTTCACGTTTGCGGATCTTTGCTGTGATGATTCGATCTCCAATTGTCATTTTCATCCCATGGACAGCAGCCCTTGTGGAGGTAGGAAAAACATAGATGGCCTCCAAGGGTTTTTTGCCTTCGTTCTTATAGACCTGTGTTACAAGGACATTAGCAATGACACCGGAGACATCTACTTTCGCCGAAGTAGATTTCACGGGGAGTTGGTCTATTTCGGGGTCATCGCTCTTCACAAAAAAATAGGGTGAAAGCGTCTTGTCAGCACTGCTTTCCGGTTGTGCGTAGGCCGACCTTGCTATCAGCAAAAGGACTGCAAGAACCAGTACCGCCCATATTCTTCTTTTGTGTGTCATTTCATTTACCTCCTCGGTTGTTTTTCTGGTTTCTTGTTCCATTAGACCAGGAGGATGCAAAAAAGTTCCCAGATAAAATTCATCGAACCAGTTCGATGAATTTTATCAGACGCGACT
It encodes the following:
- a CDS encoding AgmX/PglI C-terminal domain-containing protein, whose product is MTHKRRIWAVLVLAVLLLIARSAYAQPESSADKTLSPYFFVKSDDPEIDQLPVKSTSAKVDVSGVIANVLVTQVYKNEGKKPLEAIYVFPTSTRAAVHGMKMTIGDRIITAKIRKREEARQEYEEAKQASKSASLLEQQRPNVFQMNVANILPGDIIKVELKYTELLAPTDAVYEFVYPTVVGPRYSNQPTAETSTSEKWVENPYLHQGEPPTYTFDITATVAVGLPIQDMTCPSHKVNISYDGAAFASIKLDESEKYGGNRDFILKYRLSGGKIETGLLLFEGKKENFFLLMLQPQKRVTELEIPSREYIFIVDVSGSMHGFPLDISKKLLKDLIGNLRPRDMFNVLLFAGGSSAMSDKSLPATQANIARAVNMIERQRGGGGTELLPALQRALSLPRTEGYSRSVVIATDGYVSVEERAFDLIRDNLGNANIFAFGIGSSVNRHIIEGMARVGMGEPFVITRPEEAPAKAEKFRKLIQSPVLTGIKIDFGGFEVYDVEPPGIPDVLAERPVTVFGKWRGTPKGKISLQGITGDGPFRKQVDVAKTKPLDTDSACRYLWARHRIAILSDYNRLRPQDERVEEVTNLGLTYNLLTAYTSFVAIDTQMRLKDGQAVTVKQPVPLPLGVSDYAVGNRLFAQKACPSPALHLSIAGGKHGIEKESLEYKKDQVATEPSDTTVALGEIHIELGKIDVTEGLSKKSVKGVLEQHIRSINLCCKYLSRKKSRVEGEAVFRLVIGSKGRVTRVHTDTSKKKNEQFEQCIIQKLKKLRFRAPEGGKSAVVTITFLLK
- a CDS encoding fibronectin type III domain-containing protein, which codes for MKSPFPSLLPHGLIFLVPLVLILFLSVPNTYSAQVTLAWEPNTEPDLAGYRLFCREQGQSYNYDVPVWQGTAITCTIPDLDDDTKYCFVVRAFDSSQNESGDSNEACWEHSASPPVLENLSITGPDSVNESGTANYKAWAWFSGEDKPQEATNSSDWSVSPDTHASVSYGQITTSAVSSDQTVTITATYTFQDVTKTAQKVVTIVDVSPSLVSLSISGPNSVNENSMAGYTATATFSDGSSQPATNSAIWSENSSYASISGGGVLTTSTVLTNQTVTITASYIFDSVTRTAQKVVTIVDIGGGDDSDSDGIPDWWEITHFGDLSHSGTAHTDNDRLTDLEEFQNDTNPNNPDTDGDGFWDGVEIDSGFDPTDPESKPLLPPLEIGEVSVDHNWKRVEFSETFQDPVVVAKSLSCNEGDPAVVRIRNADATGFEIRVQEWDYLGGIHAEETVGYIVMERGTHTLPDGTMVEAERFETDRTDSFGGVAFSRTFQVAPVVITAVSSYNEADAVTTRARNISINGFESRMREQELNSQTHVTESISYIAWEPSSGTMDDLTFEVKKTDDVMTHELQTIVCNETSMNIPVFLADMQTTDGGDTANLRWQNKDFYAVDVKVVEEQSSDSETSHTTEVVGYMLFSRIRLGPAEVIIDNGNAGTSSTGGWYVSSGIIPYGDNSLYSTYWGAKYTFE